In Paenibacillus xylanilyticus, the genomic window GTCAAAGGTGTTATGATCGGAGCAATCAAGGAATAAATCAGTCGTAAGCCATGCCAAACCACCATGTGAGGAGGAGACTCATGAAGAAGAAAAGCATCCTGCTGTCCTGGAGCATTTCTTACATGGTCATTCTGCTCATCCCGATTGTGATTGGTGCCGCTGTATTTGCCGAGTCCCGCATCTTGCTTGAGGAAGAAGTGAATCGCTCCAACATGGTGCTGCTCTCTCAAGTGCAGGAGACGATCGATAACCAGATTGGGGATATTGGCAGCATCAGCAATCAACTCATGGCCGACTCTCAGTTAACAAGCTTCATTAATCATGCGTCTGAACAGGATGGCCGGTGGCGGTTAATGGGACTGGAGCTCATCAAAAATCTGAAGTCTACACGCGTCGGAAACGGCCTAATTAGCGAATTATATATTTATATCAAGGACGCCGATGTTGCCTTGTCCTCTTCTTCACTTATTCAGAAGACCTATCTGTATGACATGTTCTACAAAGGCACGGATGTATCCGAGGAGGCGTGGACCGGACTTATGCACGATACCGACACGAGCAGTTTCAGGAAAATGGCGGTTCGGAGTGAAGATCGGCGCATTGAAGATACACTTGTCTACCTGCAGCCATTCCCCATCCAGAGTGCGGCGGATAGTCCTGCAACCTTCGTGGTCAACCTGGACCCGAATCGGTTCCAACAGGCGATTGATAATGTCCGTTTGGAAAAAGAGAGCACGGTATTCATCCTGGACGATGAGGGGAACACGTTGTTTTCCACAGGAGGTTTTGAAACCCCTTACAAAATAAATGGAGATCTGAATTCCGGGCAAGATTCGGGAGTCAGAACCGAGACGATCGATTGGAACGGTGAATCCGTCACCATGTCCCAGATCTCTTCCAAGGTCCAGGATTGGAATTATGTATCGATTATACCTACCCGGATCTATGCCAAGAAACTAACGGTCATTCGCAATATTACAATTGGAGGCGTGGCCGCTGGACTTCTGCTGGGTGGGGTAGCGGCCTGGTGGTTCACCAGGAGGAACTATCGTCCGCTGGGACGGATCATGAACATTATCTCCGATAAGGTCAAATGGAAACTGGAGCAGCCGGACGATGAATATGGCATTCTGCAATCCGTGCTGGTCCGTGCCTGGGAAGAGCAGGATCAATTCGCGAGCAGGCTCAAGGACCAGCAAAACGTAGTACGAAGCAATTTGCTTGCCAAGCTGATGAAGGGCAGGGTTCAGGCAGGTGAAGAATTTGCCTCAACGCTGGAACGGCTTGGTGTTCACTTCGAGACTCCATCGTTTGCCGTACTGCTCCTGCACATTGAGAATGTGGATGGGTTGTTCCGGACAAAAGTACGCGAGCAGGACCAGGAGGAGAAAGAACAATTTGTGCAGCTCATTCTGACCAATGTGCTTGAGGAAATGATAGGCCCCATTGGCCAAGTGTTCTCGGCAGATATTGATGGAAGGATCGCATTTCTCATCAACATTCGGGCAGATGAGGAGAATACCGGATACCGGCTAATCAGCGCCATTGAGGAAGCCCAGCGTTTTATCGGATCACGGTTTTGCGTGTACTTTTCGGTGGGGGT contains:
- a CDS encoding helix-turn-helix domain-containing protein; protein product: MKKKSILLSWSISYMVILLIPIVIGAAVFAESRILLEEEVNRSNMVLLSQVQETIDNQIGDIGSISNQLMADSQLTSFINHASEQDGRWRLMGLELIKNLKSTRVGNGLISELYIYIKDADVALSSSSLIQKTYLYDMFYKGTDVSEEAWTGLMHDTDTSSFRKMAVRSEDRRIEDTLVYLQPFPIQSAADSPATFVVNLDPNRFQQAIDNVRLEKESTVFILDDEGNTLFSTGGFETPYKINGDLNSGQDSGVRTETIDWNGESVTMSQISSKVQDWNYVSIIPTRIYAKKLTVIRNITIGGVAAGLLLGGVAAWWFTRRNYRPLGRIMNIISDKVKWKLEQPDDEYGILQSVLVRAWEEQDQFASRLKDQQNVVRSNLLAKLMKGRVQAGEEFASTLERLGVHFETPSFAVLLLHIENVDGLFRTKVREQDQEEKEQFVQLILTNVLEEMIGPIGQVFSADIDGRIAFLINIRADEENTGYRLISAIEEAQRFIGSRFCVYFSVGVSDVHHGIAAIGDSFRESEEALEYRLILGIGQIIDQNRIRRPKEELYYPLDLERQLINYIATGNYARSTEVMNEILMTNFTGEPLSVELARCLMFELIGTILKATEQIKSDDQNEMTHRNDLIRQLFACETFEEIEAELLRILETVCQMVNERKRSRNEELKDQLIEFIVENYADVNLGLTHLSERFRFHPTYVSKYFKEQTGINVIDYINQYRIEQSKKILQAEEGTIQDVSERVGFLNSNSFIRVFKKYEGITPGQYKQNSRLVQHER